In Streptomyces qaidamensis, one DNA window encodes the following:
- the hutH gene encoding histidine ammonia-lyase, translating to MHTVVVGTAGVTASDVLAVARGGARVELSEEAVAALAAAREIVDALAAKPDPVYGVSTGFGALATRHISPELRAQLQRNIVRSHAAGMGPAVEREVVRALMFLRLKTVCSGHTGVRPEVAQTMADLLNAGITPVVHEYGSLGCSGDLAPLSHCALALMGEGDAEGPDGVVRPAAELLAAHGIQPVELREKEGLALLNGTDGMLGMLVMALADLDTLYRSADVTAALSLEALLGTDRVLAPELHAIRPHPGQAASAANMLAVLKGSGLTGHHQDDAPRVQDAYSVRCAPQVAGAGRDTMTHARLVADRELASAVDNPVVLPDGRVESNGNFHGAPVAYVLDFLAIAAADLGSIAERRTDRLLDKNRSHGLPPFLADDAGVDSGLMIAQYTQAALVSELKRLAVPASADSIPSSAMQEDHVSMGWSGARKLRTAVDNLTRVIAIELYAATRAVELREGLTPAPASRAVIDALREAGVQGPGPDRFLAPDLAAADAFVRDGRLLAAVEKVTGPLR from the coding sequence ATGCACACTGTGGTGGTGGGGACGGCCGGGGTGACCGCGTCCGACGTGCTCGCCGTGGCGCGCGGCGGCGCCCGCGTCGAGCTCTCCGAGGAGGCCGTGGCCGCCCTCGCCGCGGCCCGCGAGATCGTGGACGCGCTGGCGGCCAAGCCGGACCCCGTGTACGGCGTGAGCACCGGCTTCGGGGCCCTGGCGACCCGGCACATCAGCCCCGAGCTGCGCGCACAGCTCCAGCGCAACATCGTCCGCTCGCACGCCGCCGGAATGGGCCCGGCCGTGGAGCGCGAAGTCGTGCGCGCCCTGATGTTCCTGCGGCTGAAGACCGTCTGCTCCGGGCACACCGGCGTCCGGCCCGAGGTCGCGCAGACCATGGCCGACCTCCTCAACGCCGGAATCACCCCGGTCGTCCACGAGTACGGCTCCCTCGGCTGCTCCGGCGACCTCGCGCCGCTGTCCCACTGCGCGCTGGCGCTCATGGGCGAGGGCGACGCGGAGGGCCCCGACGGTGTCGTGCGCCCGGCCGCCGAACTCCTCGCCGCGCACGGCATCCAGCCGGTCGAACTGCGCGAGAAGGAAGGCCTCGCCCTCCTCAACGGCACCGACGGCATGCTCGGCATGCTGGTGATGGCCCTGGCCGACCTGGACACGCTCTACCGGTCCGCGGACGTCACCGCCGCCCTGTCCCTGGAGGCCCTGCTCGGCACCGACCGGGTCCTGGCCCCCGAACTGCACGCCATCCGGCCGCACCCGGGGCAGGCCGCCAGCGCCGCCAACATGCTGGCCGTGCTGAAGGGCTCGGGCCTGACCGGGCACCACCAGGACGACGCCCCGCGTGTCCAGGACGCCTACTCGGTGCGCTGCGCCCCGCAGGTCGCCGGCGCCGGGCGGGACACCATGACCCACGCCCGGCTGGTCGCCGACCGCGAGCTGGCGTCCGCGGTGGACAACCCCGTCGTGCTGCCCGACGGCCGCGTGGAGTCCAACGGCAACTTCCACGGGGCGCCCGTCGCCTACGTCCTGGACTTCCTCGCCATCGCCGCCGCCGACCTCGGCTCCATCGCCGAGCGGCGCACCGACCGGCTGCTCGACAAGAACCGCAGCCACGGCCTGCCGCCGTTCCTCGCCGACGACGCCGGTGTGGACTCGGGCCTGATGATCGCTCAGTACACGCAGGCCGCGCTGGTGAGCGAGCTGAAGCGGCTCGCCGTACCCGCCTCGGCCGACTCGATCCCGTCCTCCGCCATGCAGGAGGACCACGTCTCGATGGGCTGGTCGGGGGCGCGCAAGCTGCGTACGGCCGTCGACAACCTCACCCGTGTGATCGCCATCGAGCTCTACGCCGCCACGCGCGCCGTCGAGTTGCGCGAGGGGCTGACGCCGGCGCCCGCGTCGCGGGCGGTCATCGACGCCCTGCGGGAGGCGGGAGTTCAGGGTCCCGGACCCGACCGGTTCCTCGCGCCCGACCTCGCTGCGGCGGACGCCTTCGTGCGCGACGGACGGCTGCTGGCCGCGGTCGAGAAGGTCACCGGGCCGCTCCGGTAG
- a CDS encoding L,D-transpeptidase gives MTVSKRRKGLTVASALLGGVLMLSACSGGDDGASGGDGGDSSQSKVDEAAAKKASEAQIKITPEDGSDNASINNSAAVTVSKGTLTNVKMTTSEGAEVSGQISADKTSWKPTTQLERSTTYKLSAEAKDSDGRVAHENASFTTVSPANSFIGNFTPDDGTTVGVGMPVSINFDKAITNKAAVQKGIKVSTTGGQEVACHWFNANRMDCRPEDYWKEGSTVTLKLALDGVEGAKGVFGVQQKTVTFKIGRNQVSYVDAKTKQMKITQDGKVVRTIPISAGSPENKTYEGIMVMSEKFKETRMNGATVGFTDDDGKGEYDIKDVPHAIRLSSSGTFIHGNYWGAKSIFGSVNTSHGCVGLQDAKGANDPNTPGAWFFKNSMLGDVVVVENTGDKTIAPDNGLNGWNMNWADWKAGSAV, from the coding sequence ATGACGGTCAGTAAGCGGCGCAAGGGCCTGACGGTCGCGTCCGCACTGCTCGGCGGAGTGCTGATGCTCTCGGCGTGTTCCGGAGGCGACGACGGCGCCTCCGGGGGCGACGGCGGCGACAGCTCCCAGTCGAAGGTCGACGAGGCCGCGGCGAAGAAGGCTTCCGAGGCCCAGATCAAGATCACACCCGAGGACGGCTCCGACAACGCCTCCATCAACAACTCCGCCGCCGTCACTGTGAGCAAGGGCACGCTCACGAACGTGAAGATGACGACGTCGGAGGGCGCGGAGGTCAGCGGCCAGATATCCGCCGACAAGACCAGCTGGAAGCCCACCACCCAGTTGGAGCGGTCCACCACCTACAAGCTGTCGGCCGAGGCGAAGGACTCCGACGGACGCGTCGCCCACGAGAACGCCTCGTTCACCACGGTCTCTCCGGCCAACAGCTTCATCGGCAACTTCACGCCGGACGACGGCACCACCGTCGGCGTCGGCATGCCGGTCTCGATCAACTTCGACAAGGCGATCACCAACAAGGCCGCGGTCCAGAAGGGCATCAAGGTCAGCACGACCGGCGGCCAGGAGGTCGCCTGCCACTGGTTCAACGCCAACCGCATGGACTGCCGGCCCGAGGACTACTGGAAGGAAGGCTCCACCGTCACGCTGAAGCTCGCGCTCGACGGCGTCGAGGGAGCCAAGGGCGTCTTCGGCGTCCAGCAGAAGACGGTCACCTTCAAGATCGGCCGCAACCAGGTCTCGTACGTCGACGCGAAGACCAAGCAGATGAAGATCACGCAGGACGGCAAGGTCGTCCGCACGATCCCGATCTCCGCCGGCTCGCCCGAGAACAAGACCTACGAGGGCATCATGGTGATGTCCGAGAAGTTCAAGGAGACGCGCATGAACGGCGCGACCGTGGGCTTCACGGACGACGACGGCAAGGGCGAGTACGACATCAAGGACGTGCCGCACGCCATCCGCCTCTCCAGCTCCGGCACGTTCATCCACGGCAACTACTGGGGCGCGAAGTCCATCTTCGGCAGCGTGAACACCAGCCACGGCTGCGTCGGCCTCCAGGACGCCAAGGGCGCCAACGACCCGAACACCCCGGGTGCGTGGTTCTTCAAGAACTCGATGCTCGGTGACGTGGTGGTCGTCGAGAACACCGGCGACAAGACCATCGCGCCGGACAACGGCCTCAACGGCTGGAACATGAACTGGGCCGACTGGAAGGCCGGCTCTGCGGTCTGA
- a CDS encoding S8 family peptidase — MTSPASANGEQAAASAKPASLTAKHRITLITGDRVVLDAKGRVIGLEHAKGRENVPVQIRKVDGHTLVIPADAARLVATGKLDQRLFDVTELNKSTTRKAQKKGLKVIVGYQGSAASTKADVRDAGTLSRTLKTLNADAVQTPQAETPELWDAVTNGDKTASGIAHVWLDGVRKASLDKSVPQIGAPKAWSAGYDGKGVRIAVLDTGVDGTHADLKGQVVDAKNFSSAPDTTDKVGHGTHVAAIAAGTGAKSGGTYKGVAPGAKILNGKVLDDAGFGSDSEIVAGMEWAAAQGADVINMSLGGPDSPAIDPMEAAVNKLSEEKGVLFAIAAGNEGDFGEQTVGSPGSAAAALTVGAVDDKDKLADFSSRGPGMDGALKPDVTAPGVDITAASAEGNLIAQEVGEKPAGYMTISGTSMATPHVAGAAAILKQQHPEWKYAELKGALTGSTKGGKYTPFQQGSGRIQVDKAIKQTVIAEPASVSFGVQQWPHTDDKPVAKELTYRNLGTKDVTLKLASTATNPKGQAAPAGFFKLGATSVTVPAGGKASVPFTVNTKLGGTVDGAYSAYVTATGGGQTVRTAAAVQREVESYDVTMKFLDRDGKAAKNYSADLTGLAGLGKGKSSMPYDEDGTVTARVPKGTYVLNANIFVGDDPEKFEGVDWLAQPKLSVTKNTTVTLDARKAKPVNITVPATGVKSEFASADYTVEAGDASHGFGWWLDSFADIRTAHVGSQITDGSVTQQWDGHWSKGGKEEYNIVAGGPVKQLATGFTKHYKAGELATVKAGLGASASGKKGSVNAVGWMPWSSSASSIGMLQTLPGTRTLHLSAQGGVKWQLEFAQSGGVDEDGFPVDEAAYAMGTHKFAAGKSYSKTVNTAVFGPRLTTDFGVFREGNEIYGSLPLFADGKGNVGYSDFSAVDTTLYRNGTKVGSNDDPLFGDKQFKVPAGDAAYKLTTSVKRSVKVAAASTRVDASWTFRSKKTSDITKLPVSTARFLAATGLDSKAPADKTVKIPVTVEGAAKGSNLKSLAVYASYDYGKTWKKLTVKDGKVSVKNPAKGKGISFHAKIADKKGNKSTISIYNAYFGK, encoded by the coding sequence ATGACCAGCCCGGCGTCGGCCAACGGCGAGCAGGCGGCAGCGTCCGCCAAGCCGGCGTCCCTTACCGCCAAGCACCGCATCACACTGATCACCGGCGACCGCGTCGTCCTGGACGCCAAGGGCCGTGTCATCGGCCTGGAGCACGCCAAGGGCCGCGAGAACGTACCCGTCCAGATCCGCAAGGTCGACGGCCACACCCTCGTCATCCCGGCCGACGCGGCCCGCTTGGTCGCCACCGGCAAGCTCGACCAGCGGCTGTTCGACGTCACCGAGCTCAACAAGTCGACGACCCGGAAGGCCCAGAAGAAGGGCCTGAAGGTCATCGTCGGCTACCAGGGCAGCGCCGCGTCCACCAAGGCCGACGTCCGTGACGCGGGCACCCTGAGCCGCACGCTGAAGACCCTGAACGCCGACGCGGTCCAGACGCCGCAGGCGGAGACGCCCGAGCTCTGGGACGCGGTCACCAACGGTGACAAGACCGCCTCCGGCATCGCACACGTCTGGCTCGACGGCGTCCGCAAGGCCAGCCTCGACAAGTCCGTCCCGCAGATCGGCGCCCCCAAGGCGTGGTCGGCCGGCTACGACGGCAAGGGCGTCAGGATCGCCGTCCTGGACACCGGTGTCGACGGCACGCACGCCGACCTCAAGGGCCAGGTCGTCGACGCCAAGAACTTCTCCAGCGCGCCCGACACCACCGACAAGGTCGGCCACGGCACGCACGTCGCCGCCATCGCGGCCGGCACCGGCGCGAAGTCCGGCGGCACGTACAAGGGTGTCGCGCCCGGCGCCAAGATCCTCAACGGCAAGGTGCTCGACGACGCCGGATTCGGCAGCGACTCCGAGATCGTCGCCGGCATGGAGTGGGCCGCCGCGCAGGGTGCCGACGTCATCAACATGAGCCTGGGCGGCCCGGACTCGCCCGCGATCGACCCGATGGAAGCGGCGGTGAACAAGCTCTCCGAGGAGAAGGGCGTCCTGTTCGCCATCGCCGCCGGCAACGAGGGCGACTTCGGCGAGCAGACCGTCGGATCCCCGGGCAGCGCCGCCGCGGCCCTGACCGTCGGCGCGGTCGACGACAAGGACAAGCTCGCCGACTTCTCCAGCCGCGGCCCCGGTATGGACGGCGCCCTCAAGCCCGACGTGACCGCGCCCGGCGTGGACATCACGGCGGCCTCCGCCGAGGGCAACCTGATAGCCCAGGAGGTCGGCGAGAAGCCGGCCGGCTACATGACGATCTCCGGTACGTCGATGGCGACCCCGCACGTGGCGGGCGCGGCGGCGATCCTCAAGCAGCAGCACCCGGAGTGGAAGTACGCCGAGCTGAAGGGCGCCCTCACCGGCTCCACCAAGGGCGGCAAGTACACCCCGTTCCAGCAGGGTTCCGGCCGGATCCAGGTCGACAAGGCCATCAAGCAGACCGTGATCGCCGAGCCGGCCTCGGTGAGCTTCGGCGTGCAGCAGTGGCCGCACACCGACGACAAGCCGGTCGCCAAGGAGCTGACGTACCGCAACCTCGGTACGAAGGACGTCACGCTGAAGCTGGCGTCGACAGCCACCAACCCGAAGGGCCAGGCGGCCCCGGCCGGCTTCTTCAAGCTCGGCGCCACCTCGGTGACGGTCCCGGCCGGCGGCAAGGCCTCCGTGCCGTTCACCGTCAACACCAAGCTGGGCGGCACGGTCGACGGAGCGTACTCGGCGTACGTGACGGCCACGGGCGGCGGCCAGACCGTCCGCACGGCGGCGGCGGTGCAGCGCGAGGTCGAGTCGTACGACGTGACGATGAAGTTCCTCGACCGCGACGGCAAGGCGGCGAAGAACTACAGCGCCGACCTGACCGGCCTCGCGGGCCTGGGCAAGGGTAAGTCGTCCATGCCGTACGACGAGGACGGCACGGTCACCGCCCGTGTCCCCAAGGGCACCTACGTCCTCAACGCGAACATCTTCGTGGGCGACGACCCGGAGAAGTTCGAGGGCGTCGACTGGCTGGCCCAGCCCAAGCTGAGCGTCACCAAGAACACGACGGTCACGCTGGACGCCCGCAAGGCCAAGCCGGTGAACATCACCGTCCCGGCCACGGGCGTCAAGTCGGAGTTCGCCTCGGCCGACTACACCGTGGAGGCCGGTGACGCGAGCCATGGCTTCGGCTGGTGGCTGGACTCCTTCGCCGACATCCGCACCGCCCACGTCGGTTCGCAGATCACCGACGGTTCGGTGACCCAGCAGTGGGACGGCCACTGGTCCAAGGGCGGCAAGGAGGAGTACAACATCGTCGCCGGCGGCCCGGTCAAGCAGCTCGCCACCGGTTTCACCAAGCACTACAAGGCCGGCGAACTCGCCACGGTGAAGGCGGGTCTCGGCGCCTCGGCGAGCGGCAAGAAGGGCTCGGTCAACGCGGTGGGCTGGATGCCGTGGAGCTCCAGCGCCTCCTCGATCGGCATGCTGCAGACGCTGCCCGGCACCCGCACTCTGCACCTGTCCGCGCAGGGCGGCGTGAAGTGGCAGCTCGAATTCGCGCAGTCCGGCGGTGTCGACGAGGACGGGTTCCCGGTCGACGAGGCCGCCTACGCGATGGGCACGCACAAGTTCGCCGCCGGCAAGAGCTACTCGAAGACCGTCAACACGGCTGTCTTCGGACCGCGCCTGACGACCGACTTCGGTGTCTTCCGCGAGGGCAACGAGATCTACGGTTCCCTGCCGCTGTTCGCCGACGGCAAGGGCAACGTGGGCTACTCCGACTTCTCCGCGGTCGACACGACCCTGTACCGCAACGGCACCAAGGTCGGCAGCAACGACGACCCGCTGTTCGGCGACAAGCAGTTCAAGGTCCCGGCCGGTGACGCCGCGTACAAACTGACGACGTCGGTCAAGCGCAGCGTCAAGGTCGCGGCGGCCTCCACGCGGGTCGACGCCAGCTGGACGTTCCGCTCGAAGAAGACCAGCGACATCACCAAGCTGCCCGTCTCCACGGCCCGCTTCCTCGCGGCCACGGGTCTGGACAGCAAGGCCCCGGCCGACAAGACCGTCAAGATCCCGGTCACCGTCGAGGGCGCGGCCAAGGGCAGCAACCTGAAGTCGCTGGCGGTGTACGCGTCGTACGACTACGGCAAGA